From Etheostoma spectabile isolate EspeVRDwgs_2016 chromosome 19, UIUC_Espe_1.0, whole genome shotgun sequence, the proteins below share one genomic window:
- the gpr185b gene encoding LOW QUALITY PROTEIN: G-protein coupled receptor 12 (The sequence of the model RefSeq protein was modified relative to this genomic sequence to represent the inferred CDS: inserted 1 base in 1 codon) encodes MMVLTVMKLNIFCIRHLLAMILSLAAVAAMSSGSGLNSSXPLDPFDSSTSWSLAEDPSNSSSEPVVRTLTPDLQPATTAVAIQEVNPWDIALCVTGTLISCENALVIAVLFYTPTLRAPMFILIGSLAVADLLAGLGLILNFVFTYLVDSSVEFVTLLSVGLLISSFSASILNILAITVDRYLSLYNALTYHTERTVTYTYVMVALIWVLCLTLGLLPAFGWNCMRDEYTCSICWPVTKINAVALAVTFLLVFALMMQLYLQICKIAFRHAQQIAVQHQFVGISTTKGVSTLSAILCAFGACWLPFAMYSIVADSSYPIIYTYATVLPATCCSVINPIIYAFRNPDIQKSLWMACCGCVPSNLSLRPRTSSDV; translated from the exons ATGATGGTTTTGACTGTGATGAAATTGAACATCTTCTGTATCCGGCATCTTTTAG CTATGATTCTCTCCCTGGCCGCAGTAGCAGCCATGAGCAGCGGCAGCGGCCTCAACTCCT CCCCCCTCGACCCCTTCGACTCCTCCACCTCGTGGAGCCTAGCCGAGGACCCTTCCAACTCCTCTTCTGAGCCCGTTGTGCGAACTCTGACCCCTGACCTCCAGCCAGCCACCACCGCTGTTGCCATCCAGGAAGTCAACCCCTGGGATATTGCGCTTTGCGTGACCGGGACTCTCATCTCCTGCGAGAACGCTCTGGTGATCGCTGTGCTGTTCTACACGCCGACGCTCCGCGCTCCCATGTTCATCTTGATTGGATCACTGGCGGTGGCAGATCTTCTGGCCGGCCTGGGCCTCATCTTGAACTTTGTCTTCACCTATTTGGTTGACAGCTCGGTGGAGTTTGTGACGCTGCTGTCGGTCGGACTGCTCATCTCGTCGTTCTCGGCATCTATCCTCAACATTCTCGCCATCACGGTGGACCGCTACCTGTCGCTGTACAACGCCCTGACCTACCACACAGAACGGACAGTCACCTACACCTACGTGATGGTGGCCCTCATCTGGGTGCTGTGCCTCACGCTCGGCTTGCTGCCGGCGTTCGGTTGGAACTGTATGCGGGACGAGTACACGTGCAGCATCTGCTGGCCCGTCACGAAAATCAATGCCGTGGCGCTCGCCGTCACCTTCCTGCTCGTCTTCGCCTTGATGATGCAGCTCTACCTTCAAATCTGCAAGATCGCCTTCCGCCATGCGCAGCAGATCGCCGTGCAGCACCAATTTGTGGGCATCTCCACCACCAAAGGTGTTTCCACACTGTCGGCCATCCTGTGTGCCTTCGGGGCGTGCTGGCTGCCGTTTGCCATGTACTCCATCGTGGCCGACTCCAGCTACCCCATAATATACACCTACGCCACGGTCCTCCCAGCCACCTGCTGCTCTGTGATCAACCCCATCATCTATGCGTTCCGAAACCCGGACATCCAGAAGTCGCTGTGGATGGCCTGTTGCGGGTGCGTCCCGTCCAACCTCTCCCTCAGACCAAGGACCTCCAGTGATGTGTAG